The Pseudomonas sp. G2-4 genome window below encodes:
- a CDS encoding ABC transporter permease produces the protein MNLSPLNRRRFELFKANKRGWWSLWLFLILFGLSLGAELIANDKPLVVHYDDGWYFPALKRYPETTFGGEFPLEANYKSPYIRELLAAKDAWVLWAPIPFSYQSINYDLKVPAPAPPSAMNWLGTDDQGRDVLARVIYGFRISVLFALTLTVLSSIIGVIAGALQGFYGGWVDLAGQRFLEIWSGLPVLYLLIILASFVQPNFWWLLGIMLLFSWMSLVDVVRAEFLRGRNLEYVRAARALGMQNGAIMFRHILPNAMVSTMTFMPFILTGAIGTLTALDFLGFGLPAGSPSLGELVAQGKSNLQAPWLGMSAFAVLALMLSLLVFIGESARDAFDPRK, from the coding sequence ATGAACCTGTCCCCTCTCAATCGCCGCCGCTTCGAATTGTTCAAGGCCAACAAGCGTGGCTGGTGGTCACTGTGGCTGTTTTTGATCCTGTTCGGGCTGAGCCTGGGCGCCGAGTTGATCGCCAACGACAAACCGCTGGTGGTGCATTACGACGACGGCTGGTATTTCCCGGCCCTCAAGCGCTACCCGGAAACCACGTTCGGCGGCGAATTTCCGCTGGAAGCCAACTACAAGAGCCCGTACATCCGTGAGTTGTTGGCCGCCAAAGACGCCTGGGTGCTGTGGGCGCCGATTCCGTTCAGCTACCAGAGCATCAACTACGACCTTAAGGTCCCGGCGCCAGCACCGCCTTCGGCCATGAACTGGCTGGGCACCGACGACCAGGGCCGCGATGTCCTGGCGCGGGTGATCTACGGCTTCCGCATCTCGGTGCTGTTCGCCCTGACCCTGACGGTGCTCAGTTCGATCATCGGCGTGATCGCCGGCGCCTTGCAGGGTTTCTATGGCGGCTGGGTCGATCTGGCCGGCCAGCGTTTCCTGGAGATCTGGTCCGGGCTGCCGGTGCTGTACCTGTTGATCATCCTCGCCAGTTTCGTACAGCCGAACTTCTGGTGGCTGCTGGGTATCATGCTGCTGTTTTCCTGGATGAGCCTGGTGGACGTGGTGCGCGCCGAGTTCCTGCGCGGACGCAACCTGGAGTACGTACGCGCCGCACGGGCGCTGGGCATGCAGAACGGGGCGATCATGTTCCGCCACATCCTGCCCAACGCCATGGTCTCGACCATGACCTTCATGCCGTTCATCCTCACGGGTGCCATCGGCACCCTCACCGCCCTGGATTTTCTCGGTTTCGGCTTGCCTGCCGGCTCGCCATCCCTGGGCGAGCTGGTGGCCCAGGGCAAATCCAACCTCCAGGCGCCGTGGCTGGGCATGAGCGCGTTCGCCGTGCTGGCGCTGATGCTGAGCCTGTTGGTGTTCATCGGCGAGTCCGCTCGCGATGCCTTCGATCCGAGGAAGTGA
- the fabI gene encoding enoyl-ACP reductase FabI, whose protein sequence is MGFLAGKRVLIVGVASKLSIASGIAAAMHREGAELAFTYQNDKLKGRVEEFAQGWGSSPELCFPCDVASDEEIAKVFEALSKKWDGLDCIVHSVGFAPGDQLDGDFTEATTREGFRIAHDISAYSFVALAKAGREMMKGRNGSLLTLSYLGAERTMPNYNVMGMAKASLEAGVRYLAGSLGPDGTRVNCVSAGPIRTLAASGIKNFRKMLAANEAQTPLRRNVTIEEVGNAGAFLCSDLASGISGEIMYVDGGFNTTAMGNLEE, encoded by the coding sequence ATGGGTTTTCTCGCCGGTAAGCGCGTACTGATCGTCGGTGTCGCCAGCAAGCTGTCCATCGCATCCGGCATCGCCGCCGCCATGCATCGCGAGGGCGCTGAGCTTGCCTTCACTTATCAGAACGACAAACTCAAGGGTCGTGTCGAAGAGTTCGCACAAGGCTGGGGCTCGAGCCCTGAACTGTGCTTCCCGTGCGACGTGGCCAGTGATGAAGAAATCGCCAAGGTCTTCGAAGCATTGAGCAAGAAGTGGGACGGCCTGGACTGCATCGTGCACTCCGTGGGCTTTGCCCCGGGCGACCAGCTGGACGGCGACTTCACCGAAGCCACCACCCGCGAAGGTTTCCGCATCGCCCACGACATCAGCGCCTACAGCTTCGTGGCCCTGGCCAAGGCCGGTCGCGAAATGATGAAAGGCCGCAACGGCAGCCTGCTGACCCTGTCGTACCTGGGCGCCGAGCGCACCATGCCGAACTACAACGTCATGGGTATGGCCAAGGCTTCCCTGGAAGCTGGCGTGCGTTATCTGGCCGGCTCCCTGGGCCCGGACGGCACCCGCGTCAACTGCGTATCGGCAGGTCCGATCCGCACCCTCGCCGCTTCCGGCATCAAGAATTTCCGCAAGATGCTGGCGGCCAACGAAGCGCAAACCCCGCTGCGTCGCAACGTCACCATCGAAGAAGTCGGCAACGCCGGCGCCTTTCTGTGCTCGGACCTGGCGTCGGGCATCAGCGGTGAAATCATGTACGTGGACGGCGGCTTCAACACCACCGCCATGGGTAATCTCGAAGAGTAA
- a CDS encoding sensor domain-containing diguanylate cyclase produces MLAPGKPDNEAVRLKNLHSLKLLDTAPEERFDRLTRLARRLFDVPIALVSLVDSNRQWFKSRTGLEACETSREISFCGHAILQDQILEICDAEQDERFHDNPLVTDAPRIRFYAGYPLGLEDGSKLGTLCLLDTRPRTLNDEERELLRDLARMAEQEMIAVQMASLDELTLLSNRRGFKMLAQHGLSVCDRLSRPATLLFFDLNDFKSINDRFGHAEGDAALKTFADVLRIAFRESDVIGRLGGDEFVALLTGSSHVETSAIVARLKEILDERNAMLHRGYDIHFSVGQIEYDPRRHSSIDSLLAEADAAMYTQKQALRR; encoded by the coding sequence ATGCTTGCGCCAGGTAAACCGGACAACGAAGCCGTTCGCCTCAAGAATTTGCACTCGCTCAAACTGCTCGACACCGCGCCCGAGGAGCGGTTTGACCGTCTGACCCGGCTTGCCCGGCGTTTGTTTGATGTGCCCATTGCGCTGGTATCCCTGGTGGACAGCAACCGCCAGTGGTTCAAGTCCCGTACCGGCCTGGAGGCCTGTGAAACCTCGCGGGAGATTTCCTTCTGCGGGCATGCGATTTTGCAGGATCAGATCCTGGAAATCTGCGACGCGGAACAGGATGAGCGGTTTCACGACAACCCGCTGGTCACGGACGCACCGCGTATTCGCTTCTATGCGGGGTATCCCCTGGGGCTGGAGGACGGCAGCAAGCTCGGCACATTGTGCCTGCTCGACACCCGGCCGCGCACCCTGAACGATGAAGAGCGCGAGCTGCTGCGTGACCTGGCACGCATGGCCGAGCAGGAAATGATTGCTGTGCAGATGGCGAGCCTGGACGAACTGACCCTGCTGTCCAACCGGCGCGGCTTCAAGATGCTCGCCCAGCATGGATTGAGCGTTTGCGACCGCTTGTCGCGCCCGGCGACGTTGCTGTTCTTCGATCTCAATGATTTCAAGTCCATTAATGACCGCTTCGGGCACGCCGAGGGCGACGCTGCGCTGAAGACATTCGCCGACGTGTTGCGCATCGCCTTTCGCGAAAGCGATGTGATCGGCCGTTTGGGCGGCGATGAGTTCGTGGCGTTGCTCACCGGCTCTTCCCATGTCGAGACCTCGGCGATTGTGGCGCGGCTCAAGGAAATCCTCGATGAACGCAATGCGATGCTGCATCGCGGCTATGACATCCACTTCAGCGTGGGCCAGATCGAATACGACCCCCGGCGGCATTCGTCAATCGACAGCCTGTTGGCCGAGGCGGATGCGGCCATGTATACCCAGAAACAGGCATTGCGCCGCTAG
- a CDS encoding ABC transporter ATP-binding protein, producing the protein MNQDNLIEVRDLAVEFIVGERRQRVVEGVSFDIKRGETLALVGESGSGKSVTAHSILRLLPYPLAHHPTGTIQYAGQDLLGLKEKTIRHIRGNRIAMIFQEPMTSLNPLHCIEKQINEVLGIHKGLSGKVASRRTLELLELVGIPEPHKRLKALPHELSGGQRQRVMIAMALANEPELLIADEPTTALDVTVQLKILELLKELQARLGMSLLLISHDLNLVRRIAHRVCVMQRGCIVEQASCEELFRAPQHPYTRELLAAEPSGTPATNVVGPPLLQVEDLKVWFPIKKGLFKRTVDYIKAVDGVRFSLPQGQTLGIVGESGSGKSTLGLAILRLIGSQGGIRFEDKQLDSLTQQQVRPLRREMQVVFQDPFGSLSPRMCVSQIVGEGLRIHKIGSEAEQEQAIIAALKEVGLDPETRNRYPHEFSGGQRQRIAIARALVLKPALILLDEPTSALDRTVQRQVVELLRSLQTKYNLTYLFISHDLAVVKALSHQLMVVKHGQVVEQGDARSIFAAPQHPYTQQLLEAAFLAPTAAE; encoded by the coding sequence ATGAACCAGGACAATCTGATCGAAGTACGCGACCTGGCGGTGGAATTCATTGTCGGCGAACGCCGCCAACGCGTAGTCGAGGGCGTCAGTTTCGATATCAAGCGCGGCGAAACCCTGGCCCTGGTGGGTGAAAGTGGCTCGGGCAAGTCGGTCACCGCCCACTCGATCCTGCGGTTGCTGCCCTACCCGCTGGCCCACCACCCGACCGGGACCATTCAGTACGCCGGGCAGGATTTGCTGGGGCTGAAAGAAAAAACCATCCGTCATATCCGCGGCAACCGGATCGCGATGATCTTCCAGGAACCGATGACGTCCCTGAACCCGCTGCACTGCATTGAAAAACAGATCAATGAAGTGCTCGGCATTCACAAAGGCCTGAGCGGCAAGGTGGCGAGCCGCCGGACCCTTGAGTTGCTGGAGCTGGTCGGCATCCCCGAGCCCCATAAGCGCCTCAAGGCCCTGCCCCATGAATTGTCCGGGGGCCAGCGCCAGCGGGTGATGATCGCCATGGCCCTGGCCAACGAGCCGGAGTTGCTGATCGCCGACGAACCGACCACGGCCCTGGACGTCACCGTCCAGCTGAAAATCCTCGAATTGCTCAAGGAGTTGCAGGCGCGATTGGGCATGTCGCTGCTGCTGATCAGCCACGATTTGAACCTGGTGCGAAGAATTGCTCACCGCGTATGTGTCATGCAGCGCGGTTGCATCGTCGAACAGGCATCGTGCGAAGAGTTGTTCCGCGCGCCACAGCATCCGTACACTCGGGAATTGCTGGCCGCCGAGCCCAGCGGCACCCCGGCGACCAACGTCGTCGGCCCGCCGCTGTTGCAGGTCGAAGACCTGAAAGTCTGGTTCCCGATCAAGAAAGGTTTGTTCAAACGCACGGTAGACTACATCAAGGCCGTAGACGGTGTCCGCTTCAGCCTGCCCCAGGGCCAGACCCTGGGTATCGTTGGCGAAAGTGGTTCCGGCAAGTCCACCCTGGGCCTGGCGATCTTGCGGTTGATCGGCAGCCAGGGCGGGATCCGCTTCGAAGACAAGCAACTCGATAGCCTGACGCAGCAACAGGTCCGGCCGCTGCGCCGGGAGATGCAAGTGGTGTTTCAGGACCCGTTCGGCAGCCTGAGCCCACGGATGTGTGTGAGCCAGATCGTCGGCGAAGGCCTGCGGATCCACAAAATCGGCAGCGAAGCCGAACAGGAACAAGCGATAATCGCGGCATTGAAGGAGGTAGGCCTGGACCCGGAAACCCGGAACCGCTACCCCCATGAATTTTCCGGAGGGCAACGGCAGCGTATCGCCATTGCCCGGGCCCTGGTGCTCAAGCCGGCGTTGATTCTGCTGGATGAACCGACGTCGGCCCTGGACCGTACCGTGCAACGCCAGGTGGTGGAGCTGTTGCGGTCATTGCAAACCAAGTACAACCTGACGTACCTGTTTATCAGCCATGACCTGGCTGTCGTCAAAGCGCTGAGCCACCAGCTGATGGTGGTCAAGCATGGCCAAGTGGTCGAACAAGGTGATGCCCGCAGCATATTCGCCGCGCCGCAACACCCCTATACACAGCAGTTGCTGGAGGCCGCCTTCCTGGCCCCAACAGCTGCCGAATAA